From Buchnera aphidicola (Aphis helianthi), the proteins below share one genomic window:
- the znuB gene encoding zinc ABC transporter permease subunit ZnuB, which produces MFELFCLPGWLSGVFLSLAIGPLGCFIVWRRMSSFGDTLSHSSLLGLAISVAFQSNSFYIILGFISLLAIFLAWLEKILPISLETILSIISHSSLALGIVLISLISTSEPINFNNYLFGDLLSVTKSDLITISLGSIIVLIVLIIRWNTILLVTINPELAQIDGINIFYARLTLMLTTALTISIAMKFVGALLITSLLVIPPATAQYFSNSPEKMAIIGILISIFSITGGIILSILLNIPTSPSIVLFASFIYLLSILKNFFYKKL; this is translated from the coding sequence ATGTTTGAACTATTTTGTTTGCCAGGATGGTTATCTGGAGTATTTCTTTCTTTAGCCATAGGACCTTTAGGTTGTTTTATAGTTTGGCGTCGAATGTCATCTTTTGGTGATACATTATCACATTCGTCTTTACTTGGGTTAGCTATATCTGTAGCTTTTCAAAGTAATTCATTTTATATTATTTTAGGGTTTATAAGCTTACTTGCTATTTTTTTGGCATGGTTAGAAAAAATATTGCCAATTTCATTAGAAACTATATTAAGTATAATATCACATAGCTCACTTGCCTTAGGTATAGTATTAATTAGTTTGATTTCTACTTCAGAACCAATAAATTTTAATAATTATTTATTTGGTGATTTATTATCTGTAACAAAATCTGATTTAATTACTATTTCTTTAGGAAGTATAATAGTTTTAATTGTTTTAATTATCCGTTGGAATACTATTTTATTAGTCACAATTAATCCAGAATTAGCTCAAATTGATGGTATAAATATTTTTTATGCGCGTTTAACTTTAATGTTAACAACTGCTTTAACTATTTCTATTGCAATGAAATTTGTAGGAGCATTATTAATAACTTCTTTATTGGTTATCCCCCCTGCTACTGCACAATATTTTTCTAATTCTCCAGAAAAAATGGCAATTATTGGAATTTTAATTAGTATTTTTTCTATTACAGGCGGAATAATTTTATCTATACTGTTAAATATACCTACAAGTCCATCTATTGTATTATTTGCTTCTTTTATTTATTTATTAAGTATTTTAAAAAATTTTTTTTATAAAAAATTATAA
- the infA gene encoding translation initiation factor IF-1 produces the protein MPKEENIEMQGTVIDTLPNTMFRVELENKHIITAHISGKMRKNYIRILTGDKVTIELTPYDLTKGRIIFRSR, from the coding sequence ATGCCTAAAGAAGAAAATATTGAAATGCAAGGAACAGTAATTGATACATTACCTAATACAATGTTTCGTGTCGAATTAGAAAACAAACATATTATCACAGCTCATATTTCAGGAAAAATGCGAAAAAACTATATTAGAATATTAACAGGTGATAAAGTTACTATTGAATTAACACCATATGATTTAACAAAGGGTAGAATTATTTTTAGAAGTCGTTAA
- the trxB gene encoding thioredoxin-disulfide reductase, producing MQIIKHNKIIILGSGPAGYTAAIYAARANLHPILITGDNKGGQLMNTNEIENWPGDKNQITGSELMNRMYEHAIKYQTEIISDKIISVEFSKKPFVLLGEKYKYTANSVIIATGSNPRYLGLNSEKKFKGKGVSTCAICDGFFYKDKEVAVVGGGNTAIEETLYLSNFTKKIHLIHRRNQFKAEKILINRLLELVKNNKVKLYLKYTIKEILGNKLGVTHLIINNMSLKKDFQEKIIVSGLFIAIGHTPNTDIFINKLEIEDGYIKIKQNKHGNYTQTSIPGIFAAGDVTDHVYKQAITSAASGCMAAIDSERYLNSI from the coding sequence ATGCAAATCATAAAACATAATAAAATTATTATTTTAGGATCAGGTCCAGCTGGATATACTGCTGCTATATATGCAGCTCGAGCAAATTTACATCCTATATTAATTACTGGAGATAATAAAGGAGGTCAATTAATGAATACTAACGAAATTGAAAATTGGCCTGGAGACAAAAATCAAATTACTGGTTCAGAATTAATGAACCGTATGTATGAACATGCAATAAAATATCAAACAGAAATTATATCTGATAAAATTATTTCAGTAGAATTTAGTAAAAAACCATTTGTTTTATTAGGTGAAAAATACAAATATACAGCTAATTCAGTAATTATAGCCACTGGTTCAAATCCTCGTTATTTAGGACTAAATTCCGAAAAAAAATTTAAAGGAAAAGGTGTTTCTACTTGTGCTATATGTGATGGTTTTTTCTATAAAGATAAAGAAGTAGCAGTAGTTGGAGGAGGAAATACCGCTATAGAAGAAACATTATATTTATCTAATTTTACAAAAAAAATACATTTAATACATCGTAGAAATCAATTTAAAGCAGAAAAAATATTAATTAATCGATTACTAGAACTTGTAAAAAATAATAAAGTAAAACTTTATTTAAAATATACTATAAAAGAAATATTAGGAAATAAATTAGGTGTTACACATTTAATAATAAATAACATGAGCTTAAAAAAAGATTTTCAAGAAAAAATTATTGTATCTGGGTTATTTATTGCAATAGGACACACCCCAAATACAGATATATTTATAAATAAATTAGAAATAGAAGATGGATATATCAAAATTAAACAAAACAAACATGGAAACTATACACAAACAAGTATTCCAGGTATTTTCGCGGCAGGTGATGTAACAGACCATGTATATAAGCAAGCAATTACATCTGCTGCTAGTGGTTGTATGGCAGCTATAGATAGTGAGCGTTATTTAAATTCTATTTAA
- a CDS encoding peptidoglycan DD-metalloendopeptidase family protein — protein MQYIYKKIYKKISLFFNYKFNFYNISTCFINTVIISTIFLSNSVFSENKKFFYQFIINKNYEVKNNIFNKQNQKVNIQDLKNYKKIKNKSNLIPYLSKISNHKFIKKVIYIKNHSNFFKSAFKSGFNLYDINTIIKAIEWQISFHKLNTNSVFNLIFLKKKINSKKNKNILLGIKLNNLRKTYYAIRAVNGHFYNLNGFNKAKMIMNFSFLKKYRISSHFNLHRLHPITHHISRHLGVDLAMPKNTLILATSNGKTIKTGFNKISGFFIVLKHHNECLTKYMHLNKILVKVGQIVKINQKIALSGNTGRTTGPHLHYEIWINKHPINPICAPSNFVEQLTKKERISFLKTSKIILSQLN, from the coding sequence GTGCAGTATATTTATAAAAAAATTTATAAAAAAATTTCTTTATTTTTTAATTATAAATTTAATTTTTATAATATATCTACATGTTTTATAAACACTGTCATTATTTCCACAATATTTTTAAGTAATAGTGTTTTTTCTGAGAATAAAAAATTTTTTTATCAATTTATTATTAACAAAAATTACGAAGTAAAAAATAATATTTTTAATAAACAAAATCAAAAAGTTAATATTCAAGATTTAAAAAATTATAAAAAAATTAAAAATAAATCTAATTTAATTCCGTATTTATCAAAAATATCAAATCATAAATTTATAAAAAAAGTAATTTATATTAAAAATCATTCTAATTTTTTTAAAAGCGCATTTAAATCAGGTTTCAATTTATATGATATCAATACCATTATTAAAGCAATAGAATGGCAAATAAGTTTTCATAAATTAAATACTAATAGTGTATTTAACTTAATTTTTTTGAAAAAAAAAATAAATTCCAAAAAAAATAAAAACATATTATTAGGTATAAAATTAAATAATTTAAGAAAAACGTATTATGCCATAAGAGCAGTTAATGGACATTTTTATAACCTCAACGGTTTTAATAAGGCAAAAATGATTATGAATTTTTCATTTTTAAAAAAATATCGAATTTCTTCTCATTTTAATTTACATCGTTTGCATCCTATTACACATCATATCAGTCGTCATTTAGGAGTTGATTTAGCAATGCCTAAAAACACTTTAATACTAGCAACTAGTAATGGTAAAACAATAAAAACTGGGTTTAATAAAATTTCAGGATTTTTTATAGTTTTAAAACATCATAATGAATGTTTAACTAAATATATGCATCTTAATAAGATTTTAGTTAAAGTAGGTCAAATTGTCAAAATAAATCAAAAAATTGCATTATCTGGAAATACTGGAAGAACAACTGGACCTCATTTACATTATGAAATCTGGATTAATAAACATCCAATTAATCCAATATGTGCTCCATCTAATTTCGTAGAACAACTTACAAAAAAAGAACGTATTTCATTTTTAAAAACATCTAAAATAATTTTATCGCAATTAAATTGA
- the pyk gene encoding pyruvate kinase, whose translation MLNRLRRTKIVATLGPSTDKNNNLKKIIESGANVLRLNFSHGSSDEHIERAKKARKIMLDLNCNIALLGDLQGPKIRISKFKENSIFLQKNEIFILDSNLENSNGDQERVGIDYKRLPRDLNINDILLLDDGKIQLKVFKVNDFEIFTKVIIGGVLSNNKGINKLGGGLSADALTEKDKKDIILAAKIDVDYLAVSFPRCGEDIKQARFLLNQVGSQAKIIAKIERAEAVRTQNSIEDIILSSDAIMIARGDLGVEIGDAELVGIQKNLIRSARKLNKVVITATQMMESMILNPLPTRAEVMDVANAVLDGSDAVMLSAETASGKYPSETVLNMSKVCIGAEKIPSINVSRHRINIKFNDIEEAIAMSAMYAANHLNGITAIITMTESGKTALMTSRITSGLPIFALSKHKKTLNLSTLYRGVVPIYFDSKNDGVKAANEAIILLCKKGFLFNNDLVIVTQGDIMGKTGKTNTSRILKVVY comes from the coding sequence ATGTTAAATCGATTAAGAAGAACTAAGATTGTTGCTACTTTAGGACCTTCTACAGATAAAAATAATAATCTCAAAAAAATTATTGAGTCTGGAGCAAATGTTCTTCGTTTAAATTTTTCTCATGGTTCATCTGACGAACATATAGAAAGAGCGAAAAAAGCAAGAAAAATAATGTTAGATTTAAATTGTAATATTGCGTTACTTGGTGATTTACAAGGACCTAAAATTAGAATTTCCAAATTTAAAGAAAATAGTATTTTTCTTCAAAAAAATGAAATTTTTATATTAGATTCTAATTTAGAAAATAGTAATGGCGACCAAGAAAGAGTCGGAATTGATTATAAAAGATTACCTAGAGATTTAAATATTAATGATATTTTACTATTAGATGACGGCAAAATACAATTAAAAGTATTTAAAGTAAATGATTTTGAAATATTTACCAAAGTTATTATAGGAGGTGTTTTATCAAATAATAAGGGTATTAATAAACTAGGTGGTGGATTATCAGCAGATGCTTTAACAGAAAAAGATAAAAAAGACATCATACTAGCTGCGAAGATAGATGTAGATTATTTAGCAGTATCTTTTCCTAGATGTGGAGAAGATATAAAACAAGCAAGATTTTTATTAAATCAAGTTGGTAGTCAAGCTAAAATTATAGCAAAAATAGAACGAGCAGAAGCTGTAAGAACCCAAAATTCTATAGAGGATATAATATTATCTTCAGATGCAATTATGATTGCTAGAGGAGATTTAGGAGTTGAAATTGGAGATGCAGAACTTGTAGGTATTCAAAAAAATTTAATTAGAAGTGCTAGAAAATTAAATAAAGTAGTTATTACTGCCACTCAAATGATGGAATCTATGATTTTAAATCCATTGCCTACTCGAGCAGAAGTTATGGACGTTGCAAATGCTGTATTAGATGGAAGTGATGCAGTTATGCTATCTGCTGAAACTGCGTCTGGTAAATATCCATCTGAAACTGTTTTAAATATGTCAAAGGTTTGTATAGGAGCTGAAAAAATTCCTAGTATTAATGTGTCTAGACATCGTATTAATATAAAATTTAATGATATAGAAGAAGCCATTGCTATGTCAGCTATGTATGCAGCAAATCATTTAAATGGTATTACAGCAATTATTACTATGACTGAATCTGGAAAAACCGCTTTAATGACTTCTCGAATAACATCTGGACTTCCTATTTTTGCTTTATCAAAACATAAAAAAACTTTAAATTTATCAACACTATATAGAGGTGTAGTTCCGATTTATTTTGATAGTAAAAATGATGGGGTTAAAGCTGCTAATGAAGCTATAATATTATTATGTAAAAAAGGTTTTTTATTTAATAATGATTTAGTTATTGTTACTCAAGGTGATATAATGGGAAAAACAGGAAAAACAAATACTAGTAGAATTTTAAAAGTAGTTTATTAA
- the znuC gene encoding zinc ABC transporter ATP-binding protein ZnuC, whose amino-acid sequence MLEFIVLKNIHVNFDNRSILYNISLSLTSNRIITLIGPNGAGKSTLIRVILGLIKPTSGTVFRSPHISIGYVPQKLYLNNLLPITVERFMKLSQYKKTTNVLKILKRVKADSLRYLSLQRLSGGEMQRVLLARALLNNPNLLVLDEPVQGVDVMGQLDLYNLIHCIRSELNCTILIVSHDLNFVMAKTDHVICLNKHICCSGSPKKVFKNLEFISMFGFERIQEIAIYHHRHDHIHRY is encoded by the coding sequence ATGTTAGAATTTATTGTTTTAAAAAATATTCATGTTAATTTTGATAATCGTTCTATTCTTTACAATATATCATTATCTTTAACTTCTAATCGCATAATTACGTTAATTGGTCCAAATGGAGCTGGAAAATCTACTTTAATACGTGTTATATTAGGATTAATAAAACCTACATCAGGAACAGTTTTTCGTTCTCCACATATATCTATTGGTTATGTACCTCAAAAATTATATCTTAATAATTTATTACCAATCACAGTAGAACGATTTATGAAATTATCTCAATACAAAAAAACTACAAATGTTTTAAAAATATTAAAACGTGTAAAAGCAGATTCTCTTAGATATTTATCGTTACAAAGATTATCTGGTGGTGAAATGCAGCGTGTTCTTTTAGCTAGAGCTTTATTAAATAATCCTAATTTACTTGTTTTAGATGAACCTGTACAAGGCGTTGATGTCATGGGTCAGTTAGATTTGTATAATTTAATTCACTGTATACGTAGTGAATTAAATTGTACTATCTTAATAGTTTCGCATGATTTAAATTTTGTTATGGCTAAAACTGATCATGTAATTTGTTTAAACAAGCATATTTGTTGTTCTGGCAGTCCAAAAAAAGTATTTAAAAATTTAGAATTTATTTCAATGTTTGGTTTCGAACGAATTCAAGAAATAGCCATTTATCATCATCGTCATGATCATATCCATCGATATTAA
- the aspS gene encoding aspartate--tRNA ligase, whose amino-acid sequence MRTKYCGNIRIIHLHKFVVLSGWVNKIRNFGQFIFVDMRDYTGIVQIIFHSNNHDIFQKALSLKNESCIQIEGIVQKRDIKNTNLKLDTGQIEILAKKINIFNISEPLPLDYLNNNSDDLKLKYRYLDLRQFNLFKNLKIRNEVTCLIRNFMTKKNFLDIETPLLTKSTPEGARDYLVPSRNYPGKFYALPQSPQLFKQLLMISGIDRYYQIVKCFRDEDLRSDRQPEFTQVDIEASFLNSTKIRKIIEQLIKKIWLKTLNYNLNKFPVLSFNEAIEKYGSDKPDLRNPIEIIDIFDIFNKKKYLDFFEIQPSKKNRIALLCFSEGEKISRKKIEKYCNYVNKFDAKKLFYIKVNKYKLGQDGFQSSIKNILNQIILDKIIKKTNAKNGDILFIMADKKDIVNKSLGMLRIKLGNDFKIFKKNIWKPVWIINFPMFKKNNLGNFSSVHHPFTAFKKNHEKKFFNNLDYAMSDSYDLVINGYEIGGGSVRIHDAKTQKKVFNIIGISKKDQKEKFGFLIEALQYGAPPHAGIALGLDRIIMLLRETNNIRDVIAFPKTTSASCLMTNAPSRLKNKNLNELGINIIKKSIL is encoded by the coding sequence ATGCGTACTAAATATTGTGGAAATATTAGAATTATTCATTTACATAAATTTGTTGTTTTATCTGGATGGGTAAATAAAATAAGAAATTTTGGTCAATTTATTTTTGTAGATATGAGAGATTATACAGGTATTGTTCAAATTATTTTTCATTCAAATAATCATGATATCTTTCAAAAAGCATTAAGTTTAAAAAACGAATCATGTATTCAAATAGAAGGAATTGTACAAAAAAGAGATATTAAAAATACAAATCTAAAATTAGATACTGGACAAATAGAAATCCTAGCTAAAAAAATAAATATTTTTAATATTTCAGAACCACTCCCATTAGATTATTTAAATAATAACAGTGATGATTTAAAATTAAAATATCGTTATTTAGATCTTCGACAATTTAATTTATTTAAAAATTTAAAAATTAGAAATGAAGTTACTTGTTTAATACGAAATTTCATGACAAAAAAAAATTTTTTAGATATTGAAACACCATTATTAACAAAATCTACTCCAGAAGGAGCTAGAGATTATTTAGTTCCTAGTCGAAACTATCCTGGTAAATTTTATGCTTTACCACAATCACCACAACTATTTAAACAACTATTAATGATTTCTGGAATTGATAGATACTATCAAATAGTAAAATGTTTTCGTGATGAAGATTTAAGATCCGATCGACAACCCGAGTTTACACAAGTAGATATTGAAGCTTCTTTTTTGAATTCTACAAAAATTAGAAAAATTATAGAACAATTAATAAAAAAAATTTGGTTAAAAACATTAAATTACAATTTAAATAAATTTCCTGTATTATCTTTTAACGAAGCAATAGAAAAATATGGATCAGATAAACCTGATTTACGTAATCCTATAGAAATAATTGATATATTTGATATTTTTAACAAAAAAAAATACCTTGATTTTTTTGAAATTCAACCATCAAAAAAAAATAGAATAGCTTTATTATGTTTTTCTGAAGGTGAAAAAATAAGTCGAAAAAAAATTGAAAAATATTGTAATTATGTGAATAAATTTGATGCAAAAAAATTATTTTATATTAAAGTTAACAAATATAAATTAGGTCAGGATGGTTTTCAAAGTTCAATAAAAAACATATTAAATCAAATAATATTAGATAAAATTATAAAAAAAACAAATGCTAAAAATGGAGATATTTTATTTATCATGGCTGATAAAAAAGATATTGTAAATAAATCACTTGGAATGTTACGTATCAAATTAGGCAATGATTTTAAAATTTTTAAAAAAAATATTTGGAAACCAGTATGGATTATCAATTTTCCTATGTTTAAAAAAAATAATCTTGGCAATTTTTCTTCTGTTCATCATCCCTTTACTGCGTTTAAAAAAAATCATGAAAAAAAATTTTTTAATAATCTAGATTATGCTATGTCAGATAGTTATGATCTAGTAATTAATGGGTATGAAATTGGAGGTGGATCAGTTAGAATTCATGATGCTAAAACACAAAAAAAAGTTTTTAATATTATTGGTATAAGCAAAAAAGATCAAAAAGAAAAATTTGGTTTCTTAATAGAAGCGTTGCAATATGGAGCTCCGCCGCATGCAGGAATAGCTTTAGGACTAGATAGAATAATTATGTTGTTAAGAGAAACAAACAATATTAGAGATGTAATTGCTTTTCCTAAAACAACATCTGCATCATGCCTTATGACTAATGCACCTAGTAGATTAAAAAATAAAAATTTAAATGAATTAGGTATAAATATTATTAAAAAATCTATATTATAA